A single window of Archangium gephyra DNA harbors:
- a CDS encoding zf-TFIIB domain-containing protein codes for MNCPGCSVEMADLEGDHETLRKCGDCGGLWIDVADLNRILLHNNLPGLESQGGKVDAEALTGHCPECQVDLIRVDGGDRQHPLHYDTCESCGGMFLESEFADATDAKVAEQEIIDFFRHFSAKRKSAIG; via the coding sequence ATGAATTGCCCCGGTTGCAGCGTCGAGATGGCCGATCTCGAAGGGGACCATGAGACGTTGCGAAAGTGTGGAGATTGCGGCGGGCTGTGGATCGACGTCGCGGATCTCAACCGGATCCTCCTCCACAACAACCTCCCCGGGCTGGAGAGCCAGGGCGGGAAGGTCGACGCGGAGGCTCTCACCGGCCATTGCCCCGAGTGCCAGGTGGACCTCATCCGGGTGGACGGCGGTGACCGTCAGCACCCGCTGCACTACGACACCTGCGAGTCTTGTGGCGGCATGTTCCTCGAGTCGGAGTTCGCCGACGCCACGGACGCCAAGGTCGCCGAGCAGGAGATCATCGACTTCTTCCGTCACTTCAGCGCGAAGAGGAAGAGCGCCATCGGCTGA
- the murA gene encoding UDP-N-acetylglucosamine 1-carboxyvinyltransferase — MDKIIVKGGHPLQGEVVVSGAKNAALPILASALLADGKSVYRNVPDLADVVTMLKVLETMGCGTARLTGRNKDICEVAIEGPITPEAPYDLVKTMRASVLVLGPLVARFGRARVSMPGGCAIGARPIDQHLKGLKALGAEITLTEGYVEARAKQLKGATVNFDVITVTGTENVMMAAVLAKGRTVLENCAREPEVEELARVLNKMGARIQGAGTSVMTIEGVDSLKPVDHAILPDRIEAGTLMVAAAITGGNVLVKHAQPEHLESVILKLRETGCTITAEEKGLRVKAPKVVNSVDVKTTEHPGFPTDMQAQLMGLMTVASGTSVISESIFENRFMHVPELHRMGADITIQGHTAVVKGVKKLSGAPVMATDLRASASLVLAGLRAEGKTEVARIYHLDRGYERLERKLRKLGADIRRVKA, encoded by the coding sequence ATGGACAAGATCATCGTGAAGGGTGGCCACCCGCTGCAGGGCGAGGTGGTCGTGTCGGGCGCGAAGAACGCAGCGCTTCCCATTCTCGCCTCGGCGCTGCTGGCCGATGGCAAGAGCGTCTACCGCAACGTGCCGGACCTGGCCGACGTGGTCACCATGCTCAAGGTGCTGGAAACCATGGGCTGTGGCACCGCGCGGCTCACCGGCCGCAACAAGGACATATGCGAGGTGGCCATCGAGGGGCCCATCACCCCCGAGGCCCCCTACGACCTGGTGAAGACGATGCGCGCCTCGGTGCTGGTGCTCGGCCCGCTGGTGGCCCGCTTCGGCCGCGCCCGCGTGTCCATGCCGGGCGGCTGCGCCATCGGGGCCCGCCCCATCGACCAGCACCTCAAGGGCCTCAAGGCCCTGGGGGCGGAGATCACCCTCACCGAGGGTTATGTCGAGGCCCGGGCCAAGCAGCTCAAGGGCGCCACCGTCAACTTCGACGTCATCACCGTGACGGGCACGGAGAACGTGATGATGGCGGCCGTGCTGGCCAAGGGCCGCACCGTGCTGGAGAACTGCGCGCGCGAGCCCGAGGTGGAGGAGCTCGCCCGGGTGCTCAACAAGATGGGCGCCCGCATCCAGGGCGCGGGCACCTCCGTCATGACCATCGAGGGGGTGGACTCCCTCAAGCCGGTGGATCACGCCATCCTCCCGGACCGCATCGAGGCCGGCACACTCATGGTCGCGGCCGCCATCACTGGCGGTAACGTGCTGGTGAAGCACGCCCAGCCCGAGCACCTCGAGTCCGTCATCCTCAAGCTGCGCGAGACGGGCTGCACCATCACCGCCGAGGAGAAGGGCCTGCGGGTGAAGGCGCCCAAGGTCGTCAACTCGGTGGACGTGAAGACGACCGAGCACCCCGGCTTCCCCACGGACATGCAGGCCCAGCTGATGGGACTGATGACGGTGGCCAGTGGCACCTCGGTCATCTCGGAGAGCATCTTCGAGAACCGCTTCATGCACGTGCCGGAGCTGCACCGGATGGGGGCGGACATCACCATCCAGGGCCACACGGCCGTGGTGAAGGGGGTCAAGAAGCTGTCCGGGGCGCCCGTCATGGCCACGGACCTGCGGGCGAGCGCCTCCCTGGTGCTGGCCGGCCTGCGCGCCGAGGGCAAGACCGAGGTGGCCCGCATCTACCACCTGGACCGGGGCTACGAGCGCCTGGAGCGCAAGCTGCGCAAGCTGGGGGCGGACATCCGCCGGGTCAAGGCCTGA
- the prmC gene encoding peptide chain release factor N(5)-glutamine methyltransferase, with protein sequence MSSENWTVRKILTWTTQHFEKRGVDAPRLTTEVLLAHALKTSRVRLYVDLDRPLEKTELATFRALIERRLAGEPTQYLTGVREFYNRPFKVDARVLIPRPETELLVEAALHKLPKDGPGLALDVCTGSGCIAISLAAERPQATVMATDLSADACALARDNAQALGVAERVTVLQGNLFAPLPPDARFDVVASNPPYIASGEIPTLSAEVRREPHLALDGGPDGLVLIRKVIEGARRVLKPGGLLAMEIGETQGDAVKALLQAAGYDDARVEKDLERRDRLAFGTQPVAV encoded by the coding sequence ATGAGCAGCGAGAACTGGACCGTCCGAAAAATCCTCACCTGGACGACCCAGCACTTCGAGAAGCGCGGGGTGGACGCGCCCCGGCTCACCACCGAGGTGCTGCTCGCCCACGCGCTGAAGACGAGCCGGGTGCGCCTGTACGTGGACCTGGATCGGCCGTTGGAGAAGACGGAGCTGGCCACCTTCCGCGCCCTCATCGAGCGGCGCCTGGCGGGCGAGCCCACCCAGTACCTCACCGGTGTGCGGGAGTTCTACAACCGCCCCTTCAAGGTGGACGCGCGGGTGCTCATCCCCCGGCCGGAGACGGAGCTGCTGGTGGAGGCCGCCCTGCACAAGCTGCCCAAGGACGGTCCTGGCCTGGCGCTGGACGTGTGCACCGGCTCGGGCTGCATCGCCATCAGCCTGGCCGCCGAGCGTCCCCAGGCCACGGTGATGGCCACGGACCTGTCCGCGGACGCCTGCGCGCTGGCCCGGGACAATGCCCAGGCCCTCGGGGTGGCCGAGCGGGTGACGGTGCTGCAAGGCAACCTCTTCGCTCCCCTGCCCCCGGACGCCCGCTTCGACGTGGTGGCCTCCAATCCGCCCTACATCGCCTCGGGAGAGATTCCGACCCTGTCGGCCGAGGTGCGCCGAGAGCCCCACCTGGCGCTGGACGGCGGACCGGACGGGCTGGTGCTCATCCGCAAGGTCATCGAGGGGGCCCGGCGCGTCCTCAAACCTGGCGGGCTGCTTGCAATGGAGATTGGCGAGACGCAGGGCGACGCCGTGAAAGCCCTCCTCCAGGCCGCGGGTTACGACGACGCGCGGGTGGAGAAGGACCTGGAGCGGCGGGATCGCCTCGCATTTGGGACACAGCCCGTGGCCGTCTAG
- the prfA gene encoding peptide chain release factor 1: protein MIDKLEEVERKFERLTADLSNPDIISDTAKLQRVSKERAGLEKLVEAFRAYRKVLADLKEVEAWLGSSDPDEKAYARESLPGLKAQRDEMEAALKILLLPKDPNDDKNVILEIRAGAGGDEAGLFAEEVMQMYLRYAERKGWKADILDMSPGSVGGVKDVTITLSGDGVYSHLKYESGVHRVQRVPATEAQGRIHTSTITVSVMPEAEDVDIKINPADVEMQVMRSTGSGGQSVNTTDSAVRLIHKPSGIVVKCQQEKSQTKNRAMAERMLRAKLYEIEQERIRNERDSMRRGQVGTGDRSEKIRTYNFPQDRLTDHRIGLTVHNLPAIMGGGVEDVITACRTHYQAEALKQQMGGGPGASA from the coding sequence ATGATTGACAAACTCGAAGAGGTAGAGCGCAAGTTCGAGCGTCTCACCGCCGACCTGTCCAACCCGGACATCATCTCCGACACGGCCAAGCTGCAGCGAGTCTCCAAGGAGCGCGCTGGCCTGGAGAAGTTGGTGGAGGCCTTCCGTGCCTACCGCAAGGTGCTCGCCGACCTCAAGGAGGTCGAGGCCTGGCTCGGCAGCTCGGACCCCGACGAGAAGGCCTATGCCCGCGAGTCCCTGCCCGGCCTCAAGGCCCAGCGCGACGAGATGGAGGCGGCGCTGAAGATCCTCCTGCTGCCCAAGGATCCCAATGACGACAAGAACGTCATCCTGGAGATCCGCGCCGGCGCGGGAGGCGACGAGGCGGGCCTGTTCGCCGAGGAGGTCATGCAGATGTACCTCCGCTACGCCGAGCGCAAGGGCTGGAAGGCGGACATCCTGGACATGAGCCCGGGCAGCGTGGGCGGCGTCAAGGACGTCACCATCACCCTGTCGGGCGACGGCGTCTACAGCCACCTGAAGTACGAGTCGGGCGTGCACCGGGTGCAGCGCGTGCCGGCCACCGAGGCCCAGGGCCGCATCCACACCTCCACCATCACCGTGTCGGTGATGCCCGAGGCCGAGGACGTGGACATCAAAATCAACCCGGCGGACGTCGAGATGCAGGTGATGCGCTCGACGGGCTCCGGCGGCCAGAGCGTGAACACCACCGACTCCGCGGTGCGCCTCATCCACAAGCCCTCCGGCATCGTGGTGAAGTGCCAGCAGGAGAAGAGCCAGACGAAGAACCGGGCCATGGCCGAGCGCATGCTGCGCGCCAAGCTCTACGAGATTGAACAGGAGCGCATCCGCAACGAGCGCGACTCCATGCGCCGCGGCCAGGTGGGCACCGGCGACCGCTCGGAGAAGATCCGCACCTACAACTTCCCGCAGGACCGGCTGACGGATCACCGCATCGGCCTCACGGTGCACAACCTGCCGGCCATCATGGGCGGCGGCGTCGAGGACGTCATCACCGCCTGCCGCACCCACTACCAGGCCGAGGCCCTCAAGCAGCAGATGGGCGGCGGCCCCGGCGCGAGCGCATGA